A genomic stretch from Styela clava chromosome 5, kaStyClav1.hap1.2, whole genome shotgun sequence includes:
- the LOC120344070 gene encoding uncharacterized protein LOC120344070, which produces MYQSDNMSIKHGYNKGSEMTTHGHTGVKVETESDDSYLSTSLPSLKRVKVERVRDDSEGTNSFPSYSTVSIQSVYSIAANSLNSQSGAGVERVSDDSDVASSFYSHSKVKVERESDDSDGASTFNSHSRARFEEQSDDSRVANSNNRYSRVKVERESDDSHVLTSLANHRRVESNNSNGTTSLFSHSRINVEGESDDSNGTTLLPIHERGESNESNGTTSLYGLEKESDESDVMTSIRNRKRVRIESDDSDSTTSLPSHSRVKVERESDDSDPTTSLPSHSRVKVEGESDQYDSTTSLPSHSRVKVERESDDSDGTTLLPSHERGESNESNGTTSLHDFGRESGESDVMTSIRNRKRVRIESDERESDDSKTTAHASYKCETCGTDFTTRNLLADHMLTHSRKPTEFGVKNAKTKTSQKQDNKGGGVCKICGKQLKSACSLKKHVMSHKEEKPYSCSTCGKRFLTKAYVDRHELIHTGKRPHSCNICHRAFNQKSSLKTHMKIHIPHSESNYECGICGKKFRHKTSLKPHYLSHTEERPYQCTFCEKRFKSTYQLNKHKLVHTPYFGT; this is translated from the coding sequence TGAGATGACGACACACGGCCACACTGGGGTAAAAGTTGAAACAGAAAGCGACGATTCCTATTTGTCGACTTCACTTCCCAGCCTTAAAAGGGTCAAAGTTGAAAGGGTAAGGGACGATTCTGAAGGGACGAATTCATTTCCCAGTTATTCTACAGTCAGCATCCAAAGCGTTTATTCAATTGCGGCGAATTCACTTAACAGTCAATCAGGGGCCGGAGTCGAAAGGGTAAGCGACGATTCCGATGTGGCGAGTTCATTTTACAGTCATTCTAAGGTCAAAGTTGAAAGGGAAAGCGACGATTCCGATGGGGCGAGTACATTTAACAGCCATTCTAGAGCCAGATTCGAAGAGCAAAGCGACGATTCCCGTGTGGCGAATTCAAATAACAGATATTCTAGGGTCAAAGTTGAAAGGGAAAGCGACGATTCACATGTGTTGACTTCCCTTGCCAACCATAGAAGAGTTGAAAGCAACAATTCCAACGGGACGACTTCACTCTTCAGTCATTCTAGGATCAATGTTGAAGGGGAAAGCGACGATTCCAATGGGACGACTTTGCTTCCCATCCATGAAAGAGGCGAAAGTAACGAATCCAATGGGACGACTTCGCTTTATGGTCTTGAAAAAGAGAGTGACGAATCAGATGTAATGACTTCAATTCGCAATCGCAAAAGAGTCAGAATTGAAAGCGATGATTCCGACTCGACGACTTCACTTCCTAGTCATTCTAGggtcaaagttgaaagagaaaGCGACGATTCCGACCCGACGACTTCACTTCCTAGTCATTCTAGGGTCAAAGTTGAAGGAGAAAGCGACCAATACGACTCGACGACTTCACTTCCTAGTCATTCTAGggtcaaagttgaaagagaaaGCGACGATTCCGATGGGACGACTTTGCTTCCCAGCCATGAAAGAGGCGAAAGTAACGAATCTAATGGGACGACTTCGCTTCACGACTTTGGAAGAGAGAGTGGCGAATCAGATGTAATGACTTCAATTCGCAATCGTAAAAGAGTCAGAATTGAAAGCGATGAAAGAGAGAGCGACGATTCCAAAACGACAGCTCATGCATCGTACAAATGCGAAACTTGTGGAACGGATTTCACAACCAGGAATTTGTTGGCTGACCACATGTTGACTCATTCCAGAAAGCCAACCGAGTTCGGTGTAAAAAATGCGAAGACTAAGACGTCACAAAAACAAGACAATAAAGGCGGGGGCGTGTGCAAAATATGTGGAAAGCAGCTTAAGAGTGCATGTTCactaaaaaaacatgtaatGTCACACAAAGAGGAAAAACCGTATTCTTGCTCTACGTGTGGAAAGCGATTTCTTACGAAGGCATACGTGGATCGACACGAACTTATACACACAGGAAAACGACCACATTCATGTAATATTTGTCACAGAGCGTTTAACCAGAAAAGTTCTTTAAAAACGCATATGAAGATCCACATTCCACATTCAGAATCAAATTACGAATGTGGAATTTGTGGAAAGAAGTTTCGACACAAAACTAGTTTAAAACCCCATTACCTGTCTCACACAGAAGAAAGACCGTATCAATGTACATTTTGTGAAAAACGTTTCAAGTCGACCTATCAACTGAACAAGCACAAACTTGTCCACACCCCATACTTCGGGACCTGA
- the LOC120344067 gene encoding uncharacterized protein LOC120344067, producing the protein MTERSSILNMMDGTEEADTVSLGQMAKSLESTDDLKYRNYSGKAQHGKSNSKSHPELPQQNIFMLQTKYGIDESLSTLEGSIEKHSLVKNSETLNQTLEERSVEMYVDEDVLPVEDSSENSASGSNSATNTQTNKFEKLGMKNQTQFQSDPTEIYSEESMIPADGSTEDSALYNEHQSDENDGLSEESKTQDGPIEMQVEESTLQVEGSTTDNSVIDPTTTYDNDRKTQFLESACIERHADNTVPVDSRAENNGVENINTNQLQTSSDREIEASHTCLACGQQFLTLRNLQLHMHMHISLSSSFCKFCEQRLLQKGQKIDTVNKNVRTCRVCQKPVEIKPAGKRPSSRNSISCSHCGKTFLSERSLLVHTRMHTGEKPYNCAHCGESFSYKGSLERHLSIHKVLSVYSCKFCLKRFKKELYLTRHVIILHSKTKPYTCTSCGKGFRTAKSLKVHRAAHIGRPPYCHLYEKSVHQSSSSQYHKRLYENERPYTCDICGKKFFWIGGLLNHLEWRHSGQNIYICNRCGKTFEIVQHLRQHQITTHSKAFFCKFCGKSFKHKVYFDQHKLIHRKEKPYLCELCGKEFITKTLAKRHMRRHADPKVLHCNECWKVFSTSETLEIHRAKHIGIYAIADCASKIKKESAQTLPLRVPDELYTCERCGEVFEHEDHLVQHKIDDHNERRRFSCSLCKKTFRRSDYLKAHFCPALPKVLPYFCDICVKEFRSEKALKNHNKQHTGEKPYKCKRCKYDFVAKTDLNEHVRAEHDGKLYVCEYCQKDFVSKGNLKIHMKSHTREKPFTCEVCNKGFLRDVTLKTHMRLHTGEKPFSCDICGKRFRQGSYVKDHMRIHTGEKPYQCDVCGKATSTKSTLKAHMMIHTSPEKLFACGQCEMKFGNKHALKAHVRKHTGEKPFCCDICGKGFAWKGGLMTHQRTHTGEKPFVCDFCGRGFTTKGGMVQHRRIHTGERPFSCEECGKTFRQQVTLKTHLRTQHYEKQTFTKESMHFPTPSFL; encoded by the coding sequence ATGACTGAAAGATCAAGTATACTGAATATGATGGATGGGACTGAGGAGGCTGACACAGTTTCTTTGGGACAAATGGCTAAGAGTCTTGAAAGTACAGATGACCTGAAGTATCGGAACTACTCTGGTAAAGCACAACATGGCAAATCAAACTCAAAATCTCATCCAGAACTGccacaacaaaatatttttatgctacAAACGAAGTATGGTATTGATGAATCACTGTCAACACTAGAAGGCAGTATTGAGAAGCATTCTTTGGTCAAGAACAGTGAAACATTGAATCAAACTTTGGAAGAAAGATCTGTTGAAATGTATGTTGATGAAGATGTGCTACCAGTAGAGGATAGCTCTGAAAATTCTGCTTCTGGCAGCAACTCAGCAACTAATACTCAAACTAACAAGTTTGAGAAACTGGGGATGAAAAACCAAACCCAGTTTCAAAGTGATCCCACTGAAATTTATTCTGAAGAATCAATGATACCAGCAGATGGAAGTACTGAGGATAGTGCTTTGTACAATGAACATCAATCTGACGAGAATGATGGGTTAAGTGAGGAAAGCAAGACTCAAGACGGACCTATTGAAATGCAGGTTGAAGAATCAACACTGCAAGTAGAGGGCAGTACTACTGATAATTCAGTCATTGATCCAACAACTACATATGATAATGATCGCAAAACTCAATTTTTAGAAAGCGCATGCATTGAAAGACATGCTGATAATACAGTGCCTGTAGATAGCAGGGCTGAGAACAATGGAGTAGAAAATATAAACACAAATCAACTACAGACTTCAAGTGATAGAGAAATCGAAGCCAGTCACACATGCCTTGCTTGTGGACAACAATTTCTGACTCTACGAAATCTACAATTGCATATGCACATGCATATAAGCTTGAGCTCATCTTTTTGCAAATTCTGCGAGCAGCGATTGTTACAAAAAGGTCAAAAAATAGATACAGTCAACAAAAATGTAAGGACCTGCAGGGTATGCCAGAAACCTGTTGAAATAAAACCTGCTGGAAAAAGACCATCAAGCAGAAATAGTATTTCATGTTCTCACTGTGGAAAAACATTTTTGTCAGAGCGTTCACTTCTGGTTCATACCAGAATGCACACTGGTGAAAAACCATACAATTGTGCTCATTGTGGTGAATCATTTTCTTACAAAGGCTCTTTGGAGCGACATTTGTCGATACATAAAGTGCTATCAGTTTATTCTTGCAAATTTTGCTTGAAACGTTTTAAAAAAGAGCTGTACCTAACTCGTCATGTcataatattacatagtaaaaCAAAACCTTACACTTGTACATCTTGTGGAAAAGGATTCCGTACTGCTAAAAGCTTAAAAGTTCACCGTGCTGCACATATTGGCAGACCACCTTATTGCCATTTATATGAAAAGTCAGTCCATCAAAGTTCATCCTCACAATATCATAAAAGGTTATATGAAAATGAAAGGCCTTATACGTGTGATATATGTGGCAAGAAATTCTTTTGGATTGGAGGATTACTAAATCACTTAGAATGGAGACATAGTggtcagaatatatatatttgtaatcgTTGTGGTAAGACTTTCGAAATTGTTCAGCATCTTAGACAGCATCAAATTACTACACATTCAAAGGCgtttttctgtaaattttgtGGAAAATCATTCAAGCATAAAGTTTACTTCGATCAACATAAATTAATTCATCGTAAAGAAAAGCCATATTTATGTGAACTATGTGGAAAAGAATTCATAACAAAGACACTTGCAAAACGGCACATGCGGAGACATGCAGACCCTAAAGTACTTCATTGCAATGAATGCTGGAAAGTCTTCAGTACTTCGGAGACACTGGAGATTCATAGAGCCAAACATATAGGCATATATGCTATTGCTGATTGTGCATCGAAAATTAAGAAAGAATCTGCCCAGACTTTACCTCTGAGGGTGCCTGATGAACTATATACTTGTGAAAGATGCGGGGAAGTGTTTGAGCATGAAGATCACTTGGTTCAGCATAAAATAGATGATCATAACGAAAGGCGACGATTCTCATGTAGTCTTTGCAAGAAAACATTCAGAAGGTCTGATTACCTCAAAGCTCATTTTTGTCCTGCTTTGCCAAAAGTTCTCCCATATTTTTGTGATATTTGTGTCAAAGAGTTTCGTAGTGAGAAAGCTCTGAAAAATCATAATAAGCaacatactggagaaaaaccataCAAGTGTAAAAGGTGTAAATATGATTTTGTTGCCAAAACTGATTTAAATGAACATGTGAGGGCAGAGCATGATGGAAAACTTTATGTTTGCGAATATTGTCAAAAAGATTTTGTTAGCAAAGGTAATTTAAAAATACACATGAAGTCACATACAAGGGAAAAACCATTCACATGCGAAGTGTGTAACAAAGGATTTCTTCGTGATGTGACTTTGAAAACACATATGAGACTACACACTGGGGAGAAACCTTTCTCATGTGATATATGTGGCAAGCGGTTTCGACAAGGTTCATATGTGAAAGATCACATGAGAATACACACAGGGGAAAAACCATATCAGTGTGATGTATGTGGAAAAGCCACCAGCACAAAGAGCACATTAAAAGCACACATGATGATTCATACATCACCAGAAAAGCTCTTTGCATGTGGACAATGTGAAATGAAGTTTGGAAATAAACATGCACTGAAAGCACATGTACGTAAACATACCGGAGAAAAACCATTTTGTTGTGACATATGCGGGAAGGGTTTTGCATGGAAAGGTGGTCTTATGACTCACCAGAGAACACACACAGGTGAAAAACCATTTGTATGTGATTTTTGTGGTAGGGGGTTCACCACCAAAGGAGGTATGGTTCAGCACAGAAGAATCCATACTGGTGAAAGACCGTTTTCATGTGAAGAATGTGGGAAAACATTCAGACAACAAGTCACATTGAAAACCCACTTACGCACTCAACATTATGAAAAACAGACATTTACAAAAGAATCAATGCATTTCCCGACGCCCTCTTTTCTTTGA
- the LOC120344090 gene encoding post-GPI attachment to proteins factor 2-like isoform X2, whose protein sequence is MCINMEMSTVIHINERERSYAFHASVRKIVLLGISLPMFGMFFGILWSIFFDMERTTATHCLVKNYLPSISAAFNYFPTSSVWRICISLHLFTKIVLFYLTTMNRSKKMNQLSLLAPYQGSLSKFATTMNGIENFSLLCLTMITSKENKTIHVISFTFFVISSISYIVSIYSLYSSMVLETQLERKSLRLKKRYCTINILSFLLVVYSYYRHIAYCEPGVYTMFAFFEYIFVLSNIGFHYTESLDFHSYSCIVGEDRKISSS, encoded by the exons atgtgtatcaatatggag ATGTCTACCGttatacatataaatgaaaGAGAAAGGTCTTATGCCTTCCATGCTTCTGTTCGGAAGATAGTATTACTTGGTATTTCTCTTCCTATGTTTGGAATGTTTTTCGGAATTCTTTGGTCAATTTTTTTCGATATGGAGAGAACTACAGCTACCCATTGTTTG GTCAAAAATTACCTTCCTTCAATCAGTGCGGCGTTTAATTATTTTCCCACGTCATCAGTATGGAGAATATGCATTTCGTTACATCTTTTTACGAAGATCGTTTTGTTTTATCTTACTACAATGAACAGaagtaaaaaaatgaatcaacTAAGTCTG CTTGCCCCTTACCAAGGTTCGTTATCGAAGTTTGCAACAACTATGAATGGCATTGAGAACTTTTCTTTGCTCTGCTTGACAATGATTACATCTAAGGAAAATAAAA ctatTCACGTCATCAGCTTTACTTTTTTCGTTATTTCATCGATTAGTTACATTGTGTCGATATATTCACTGTATTCTTCCATGGTTCTTGAAACTCAACTCGAACGAAAATCTCTCCGATTGAAAAAACGTTACTGCACTATAAATATTCTCAGCTTTTTGTTGGTGGTTTATTCTTATTACCGACATATTGCTTACTGTGAACCAGGAG TGTACACCATGTTTGCGTTCTTCGAATACATATTCGTTCTTTCCAACATCGGATTCCACTACACAGAGTCACTAGATTTTCATTCGTATTCTTGCATTGTGGGAGAAGATAGAAAAATAAGCTCGTCTTGA
- the LOC120344090 gene encoding post-GPI attachment to proteins factor 2-like isoform X1 has translation MRFEASANFGNKMSTVIHINERERSYAFHASVRKIVLLGISLPMFGMFFGILWSIFFDMERTTATHCLVKNYLPSISAAFNYFPTSSVWRICISLHLFTKIVLFYLTTMNRSKKMNQLSLLAPYQGSLSKFATTMNGIENFSLLCLTMITSKENKTIHVISFTFFVISSISYIVSIYSLYSSMVLETQLERKSLRLKKRYCTINILSFLLVVYSYYRHIAYCEPGVYTMFAFFEYIFVLSNIGFHYTESLDFHSYSCIVGEDRKISSS, from the exons atgcgTTTTGAAGCGTCAGCAAATTTTGGTAACAAG ATGTCTACCGttatacatataaatgaaaGAGAAAGGTCTTATGCCTTCCATGCTTCTGTTCGGAAGATAGTATTACTTGGTATTTCTCTTCCTATGTTTGGAATGTTTTTCGGAATTCTTTGGTCAATTTTTTTCGATATGGAGAGAACTACAGCTACCCATTGTTTG GTCAAAAATTACCTTCCTTCAATCAGTGCGGCGTTTAATTATTTTCCCACGTCATCAGTATGGAGAATATGCATTTCGTTACATCTTTTTACGAAGATCGTTTTGTTTTATCTTACTACAATGAACAGaagtaaaaaaatgaatcaacTAAGTCTG CTTGCCCCTTACCAAGGTTCGTTATCGAAGTTTGCAACAACTATGAATGGCATTGAGAACTTTTCTTTGCTCTGCTTGACAATGATTACATCTAAGGAAAATAAAA ctatTCACGTCATCAGCTTTACTTTTTTCGTTATTTCATCGATTAGTTACATTGTGTCGATATATTCACTGTATTCTTCCATGGTTCTTGAAACTCAACTCGAACGAAAATCTCTCCGATTGAAAAAACGTTACTGCACTATAAATATTCTCAGCTTTTTGTTGGTGGTTTATTCTTATTACCGACATATTGCTTACTGTGAACCAGGAG TGTACACCATGTTTGCGTTCTTCGAATACATATTCGTTCTTTCCAACATCGGATTCCACTACACAGAGTCACTAGATTTTCATTCGTATTCTTGCATTGTGGGAGAAGATAGAAAAATAAGCTCGTCTTGA
- the LOC120344090 gene encoding post-GPI attachment to proteins factor 2-like isoform X3: protein MSTVIHINERERSYAFHASVRKIVLLGISLPMFGMFFGILWSIFFDMERTTATHCLVKNYLPSISAAFNYFPTSSVWRICISLHLFTKIVLFYLTTMNRSKKMNQLSLLAPYQGSLSKFATTMNGIENFSLLCLTMITSKENKTIHVISFTFFVISSISYIVSIYSLYSSMVLETQLERKSLRLKKRYCTINILSFLLVVYSYYRHIAYCEPGVYTMFAFFEYIFVLSNIGFHYTESLDFHSYSCIVGEDRKISSS from the exons ATGTCTACCGttatacatataaatgaaaGAGAAAGGTCTTATGCCTTCCATGCTTCTGTTCGGAAGATAGTATTACTTGGTATTTCTCTTCCTATGTTTGGAATGTTTTTCGGAATTCTTTGGTCAATTTTTTTCGATATGGAGAGAACTACAGCTACCCATTGTTTG GTCAAAAATTACCTTCCTTCAATCAGTGCGGCGTTTAATTATTTTCCCACGTCATCAGTATGGAGAATATGCATTTCGTTACATCTTTTTACGAAGATCGTTTTGTTTTATCTTACTACAATGAACAGaagtaaaaaaatgaatcaacTAAGTCTG CTTGCCCCTTACCAAGGTTCGTTATCGAAGTTTGCAACAACTATGAATGGCATTGAGAACTTTTCTTTGCTCTGCTTGACAATGATTACATCTAAGGAAAATAAAA ctatTCACGTCATCAGCTTTACTTTTTTCGTTATTTCATCGATTAGTTACATTGTGTCGATATATTCACTGTATTCTTCCATGGTTCTTGAAACTCAACTCGAACGAAAATCTCTCCGATTGAAAAAACGTTACTGCACTATAAATATTCTCAGCTTTTTGTTGGTGGTTTATTCTTATTACCGACATATTGCTTACTGTGAACCAGGAG TGTACACCATGTTTGCGTTCTTCGAATACATATTCGTTCTTTCCAACATCGGATTCCACTACACAGAGTCACTAGATTTTCATTCGTATTCTTGCATTGTGGGAGAAGATAGAAAAATAAGCTCGTCTTGA